The sequence GATAAATATAggcccacccaccccccacccgtGTCCTGTTTTACTAAacagtaattttcttttttctttctttttctttctttctttctttcttttttttatactaatgtttggtgttttttgtatGCTTTGTTCCCTGTATTTTCCCCATTTTGTTGAAAGCAAGGGTTCCGGTTTCAAGGGGTTACCTGAGACCTTGTCACGCTAGGAGGTCGGTAAGCTGCAGAGAGTTGGAAATGAGATCCTGGCAGATTATGGACTTTGGATTATGGAATTTGGCACATCAGCCTGAGTTCAGTAGCTGTGGCCTCGCCTGCGGACATCTCCTGTCTTTAATGCCCGGCTCGTTTATCCTGCACTGACCCCCTTTAAAAATGCACCCTTTAACCTCTCAGGAGCTTGGAAACTTCAGCTTTTAGCACTTGGTACTTCGGTGTCGTTTGTTATCTTTGACACCTCAAAtgatcacagaaaacacaggaatATTGTTGGTGTGGCTTGAGGCTGGCTTGCCTCTGTCCTGGAGGCTCATGGGAAACTTAGAGATTTAGTTTGCTCTTGTGAAATACCATGTAGGACTTAAAGTTCTGCTACTGTCCTTCCTGTCTAATGTAAATAATTTTGTGAGTTGGTGTGCAACTGGCCTGTCAGCTCTCGTCTGTGCAGCATCACAACatgatttcctgtgtgtgtactcactcTTTGACCTCGTCATTGCTCATGTCCAGGTAGCGATTACTGATCCACTGCACCTCGAACCAGTCCCTGTAGTTGTTGTTGCCACAGCAGCGGAACTCAATCTGGGTCATGTCCAGCGTCCTCTTCATGAAGCACCGTCccggtgtgtctgtgtccttgTAGAACTTGATGCCGTTCTTCAGGCCCTCGGCCAGCGTCAGGTAGAGCGCAAACTGCATCAGGAAGCAGAGCAGCGCCGTCACCAGCAGCATGACGTTGAAGCCGCAGCAGAACAACAGGTATGGCTTCACCATCGGCTTCCACTTCGGGAACTTGGTGGGGTCCAGAGAGTCGTGGCACACCTTGCCGCCAAAGGCATTGACCCCACAGGCGACCATGCCCATGAGGATCAGCAGgttgggcacaaaatggctctcATTGTTGTCCATCATCTCACTTCTCTTCCGCAACTCAATCTTGAAGAAGATCCCGAGGCAGAAGATCAGGATCCCGACCATCACCGAGACCCAGTAGAGCAGCCAGAGGCCCTGGGCCAGCTTCACCCGCTTGGGCAGATCAAACTTCACTGGCAAGAACGCCATTTCAGCCTGGTTTAACACTTACAGGATGAAACTAAACTTAAACAGCAACAAACGTTCAGATGTTGGGGGAAAgagttttcctttccttcagTGGCTGTTAAGCAGTCAGAGAATCCAGTGGAGAGTTTCAGAAGAGTTTTAATCCGTTCAAGAAGAAAGCTACAGAACGCGACCTGGCCAGAATCCGTCATTTCATACCCAAACCGCCCAGCTGCAGGTCAGGAGAATCCATGCTGCTGTGTGGGCAGGGGGGCCCAAAAATATTCACATAAAAACCCCTCAGAACAGGCGGGACGGCTCCTTCAGGGGATATTTTCCTGCAAAAGGAGGCAGCCAAGCGTGAATGTGAGCAAACGAGCCACCGGGCTGCAGTACGTCATCTAAACCCTCTAATCAGCTCTAATCCCATTTACAGCAGATAATCCTCTGTCTTACCAGCTAATTGGTTTGCTTCTTAAGCATCAACTTCCTCTGTGACTTGTTGCTTTCTCAGGTCTTCACTCCTTTCAGGTTCCTACGGCCTCTCAGAGCCGTCCATCAGCAGAGAGTCTAGAGAGTAAAAGTGCCTGGACCAGTGATCAGATGGTATCCCAGTAATCCCAGTAGGTCCCAGTAATCCCAGCAGGTTTCAGTCAAAGTGATGTGTCACATCCCAGCCCAGCTGAAGCTGCACCGTTCTCTGTTCCCTCCTCTTTTCATTCAGGTAATAAATGCAGcagccatgttgttcattaTCTGAGATTGgaattaaggttagggtcaaCTCAGGGTCATCTTCTACCCCATGCtagggatgatgatgatttcaTGATGATGAAGTTaaacatgaatgaattaatgtattttatatttttgtgtccaCATGGAATTACAAGACTCACAtaacacaaattaaattaccaGCATTTGGCTTTCAGAAGGCAAAAAGGTTAAGGATCCATCATGAgcaggagaccaggagaccagcACACCACGTCTTAATGCTTCCCAAGTCTGCCAACACAAAACCAAGTGTAACTCACTGACCGCTGATCCTCAGAACCAAAACAACTTGGATGCCGAGGTACAGCGCCTCAGCTGGGACAAAAGACATCTCTTCTGCTTTGATGGATCAATTTGACATAGTTTGAGTGACAGATAtctttttagttattttaaattttcatcaTGAACACTCCAAAAACAGTTTCCTTTTATTTCTCCATATTAACCTGCTCCTTCAtggtataatataatattaagaTTCACCACATCAGCTACTAAAAGATAAAATACTTTCAGTGTGGTTCTCCTTatccaaaatataaaaacaaaatgagtgaGCTTGCAGAGAAAACGGAGGCATTGTGAgcactttttcaaaataaaatcagtgtttgTCTTGAAATCAGTGTCCTGCCCTCTGACCCCCGTCGAGCCAGACGGCGGCAGAGATGCCGCTGGGCGCCACGCCGCCGGGCACCATGCCCCCCACACATTTAAAAGTGATGGGGAACATCTGGAAATCATTGTGAAAGTGAACAGGTAATCAGTGGAGCGATGTGAGGATGGGGGACCTGGGGGCTGagaggagctcagtcactttctgcTCAATCCAGCAAACAGAGATTAACAATAATCCTGGCAGGAAGTAACAGGGGCATGAACAACAGTCTCTGAGTGAAGGGAGGAGTCCAACACAGCACCGGGACACCT is a genomic window of Myripristis murdjan chromosome 15, fMyrMur1.1, whole genome shotgun sequence containing:
- the prph2b gene encoding peripherin-2b → MAFLPVKFDLPKRVKLAQGLWLLYWVSVMVGILIFCLGIFFKIELRKRSEMMDNNESHFVPNLLILMGMVACGVNAFGGKVCHDSLDPTKFPKWKPMVKPYLLFCCGFNVMLLVTALLCFLMQFALYLTLAEGLKNGIKFYKDTDTPGRCFMKRTLDMTQIEFRCCGNNNYRDWFEVQWISNRYLDMSNDEVKDRVLSNVDGKYLMDSVPFSCCNPGSPRPCIQHHLTNNSAHYDYDHRIEELNIWTRGCREALVSYYGGIMNSIGALIIITIFLEAADMAGLKYLTTSLETLADPENPESESEGWLLEKGVKETFADLLAKLKTLGKANQVEEGGDTPAET